A single window of Arvicola amphibius chromosome 15, mArvAmp1.2, whole genome shotgun sequence DNA harbors:
- the LOC119801719 gene encoding CKLF-like MARVEL transmembrane domain-containing protein 2A — MAEPAPAPAPTPAPAPAPAPAPAPAPPPKPEDAQKQKAANQPKDEVGTRKGFRRYKWEFKDSNREFWTMGHAEVKIVSLTCMMAGLYLFETMAIHPILILLLTMEVSIFTFFIFLYSFAINRYMPFIFWPITDLFNDLFSCVFLIGGVVFATKARRVMPKPYLIAVVLMGVAAIFVFIDLCLQKQHFKGTRLRKDALGDTGLQKLLETENK; from the exons ATGGCCGAGCCTGCGCCTGCGCCTGCGCCTACGCCTGCACCTGCGCCAGCCCCAGCGCCAGCGCCTGCACCTGCGCCTCCGCCAAAGCCAGAAGATGCCCAGAAGCAAAAAGCAGCAAATCAGCCCAAGGACGAGGTGGGCACAAGAAAAGGGTTTCGACGCTACAAGTGGGAATTCAAAGACAGCAATAGAGAGTTCTGGACAATGGGACACGCTGAGGTCAAGATCGTGAGTTTG ACCTGCATGATGGCTGGACTATACCTCTTCGAAACGATGGCCATACACCCCATCCTGATCCTGCTTCTCACTATGGAAGTATCCATCTTCACTTTCTTCATATTCCTCTACAGCTTCGCCATTAATAGATACATGCCCTTCATCTTCTGGCCTATCACT GACCTCTTCAATGACCTCTTCTCCTGCGTGTTCCTCATAGGCGGCGTGGTGTTTGCTACGAAAGCCAGACGAGTGATGCCAAAGCCCTACTTAATAGCTGTG GTTCTTATGGGAGTGGCcgccatttttgtttttatcgaCCTATGTCTTCAAAAGCAACACTTCAAAGGCACGCGGCTCCGAAAGGATGCTCTGGGAGACACTGGCCTCCAaaagctgctggagacagaaaatAAGTGA